A genome region from Triticum aestivum cultivar Chinese Spring chromosome 2B, IWGSC CS RefSeq v2.1, whole genome shotgun sequence includes the following:
- the LOC123043697 gene encoding cationic peroxidase 1: MAAPLLCFAVVAAAALAGASGQELTADYYDEACPQALSAIKLVVGAAVVKEPRMGASLVRLHFHDCFVNGCDGSILLDDTEDMVGEKTSKANNMSVRGFGVIDSIKTAVNTACLGNVVSCADILAVAARDSIVALGGSSYDVLLGRRDATTASIDDADDSIPNPFMDQPELLANFQAQGLSLRDLVVLSGAHTLGYSRCVFYRDRLYNETDTLDPTYAAALDERCPPAGDDEALASLDDTPTTVDTDYYQGITQGRALLHTDQQLYLGDGGDSDALVQYYAENPDKFWEDFGTAMLKLGGLSPLTGDEGEVREDCRVVNRG; encoded by the exons ATGGCGGCACCTCTTCTTTGCTTCGCCGTCGTGGCCGCGGCGGCTTTGGCCGGCGCGtcggggcaggagctcacggcggaCTACTACGACGAGGCGTGCCCGCAGGCGCTGTCGGCCATCAAGCTCGTCGTCGGCGCGGCCGTCGTGAAGGAACCCCGGATGGGGGCGTCGCTCGTCCGGCTgcacttccacgactgcttcgtcaaC GGCTGCGACGGCTCCATTCTGCTGGACGACACCGAGGACATGGTCGGGGAGAAGACGTCCAAGGCCAACAACATGTCCGTGAGAGGGTTCGGCGTGATCGACTCCATCAAGACCGCCGTGAACACGGCGTGCCTGGGGAAtgtcgtctcctgcgccgacatcctCGCCGTTGCCGCTCGCGACTCCATTGTTGCA CTCGGAGGGAGCTCGTACGACGTGCTCCTCGGCCGGCGGGACGCGACGACGGCGAGCATTGACGACGCGGACGACAGCATCCCGAACCCGTTCATGGACCAGCCGGAGCTGCTGGCCAACTTCCAGGCCCAGGGCCTGTCGCTCCGGGACCTGGTGGTGCTCTCGGGCGCCCACACGCTCGGCTACTCCCGCTGCGTCTTCTACCGCGACCGCCTCTACAACGAGACGGACACCCTGGACCCGACCTACGCGGCGGCGCTGGACGAGCGGTGCCCGCCcgccggcgacgacgaggcgctggCGTCGCTGGACGACACGCCGACGACGGTGGACACGGACTACTACCAGGGCATCACGCAGGGCCGCGCGCTGCTGCACACGGACCAGCAGCTGTACCTGGGCGACGGGGGCGACAGCGACGCGCTGGTGCAGTACTACGCCGAGAACCCGGACAAGTTCTGGGAGGACTTCGGCACGGCGATGCTGAAGCTGGGCGGCCTGAGCCCGCTCACCGGCGACGAGGGCGAGGTCCGGGAGGACTGCCGGGTCGTGAACCGGGGGTGA